Proteins encoded within one genomic window of Gadus macrocephalus chromosome 16, ASM3116895v1:
- the scn2b gene encoding sodium channel subunit beta-2 isoform X1, protein MLPTWTLPQDKNIGVQLMCLTLLLALTGCSGMDVIMASPKNVTALNGTEVKISCIFQSCYKMDPSVFVMNWTFQETKNDTEKMLMKFDKKKGMVPLRLDHFGDRVKFVGNLEKNDMSITLSEVEVKDEGYYHCNIINHPDRNAGRNNITLLVVLELSTPEDTTNAVAIGASVGGALALLILSMVVVKCLRHHKKQELISEEKMEEEEKLEAEVVTEEGTKQGYSLPEDA, encoded by the exons ATGTTGCCCACATGGACGCTCCCGCAGGATAAAAACATTGGCGTTCAGCTGATGTGTTTGACTTTGCTGCTCGCGCTCACTG GTTGCTCCGGCATGGATGTCATAATGGCGTCTCCCAAAAACGTCACTGCCTTGAACGGAACGGAGGTCAAAATCTCCTGCATATTCCAGTCCTGTTACAAGATGGACCCTTCCGTATTCGTCATGAACTGGACCTTTCAGGAAACAAAGAATGATACTGAAAAAATG TTAATGAAGTTCGACAAAAAGAAAGGTATGGTTCCCCTCCGACTGGATCACTTCGGGGACCGCGTGAAGTTTGTGGGAAACCTGGAGAAGAACGACATGTCCATCACGCtgtcggaggtggaggtgaaggacgAGGGTTACTACCACTGCAACATCATCAACCACCCTGACCGGAACGCGGGACGCAATAACATCACGCTCCTCGTGGTGTTGGAAC TTTCCACTCCCGAAGACACCACCAACGCTGTAGCCATCGGGGCGTCGGTGGGCGGGGCGTTGGCGCTGCTGATCCTCTccatggtggtggtgaagtgCCTCCGACACCACAAGAAACAGGAGCTGATATcagaggagaagatggaggaggaggagaagctggaGGCCGAGGTCGTAACAGAGGAGGGGACCAA ACAAGGATACTCCTTACCTGAAGATGCATAG
- the scn2b gene encoding sodium channel subunit beta-2 isoform X2, giving the protein MDVIMASPKNVTALNGTEVKISCIFQSCYKMDPSVFVMNWTFQETKNDTEKMLMKFDKKKGMVPLRLDHFGDRVKFVGNLEKNDMSITLSEVEVKDEGYYHCNIINHPDRNAGRNNITLLVVLELSTPEDTTNAVAIGASVGGALALLILSMVVVKCLRHHKKQELISEEKMEEEEKLEAEVVTEEGTKQGYSLPEDA; this is encoded by the exons ATGGATGTCATAATGGCGTCTCCCAAAAACGTCACTGCCTTGAACGGAACGGAGGTCAAAATCTCCTGCATATTCCAGTCCTGTTACAAGATGGACCCTTCCGTATTCGTCATGAACTGGACCTTTCAGGAAACAAAGAATGATACTGAAAAAATG TTAATGAAGTTCGACAAAAAGAAAGGTATGGTTCCCCTCCGACTGGATCACTTCGGGGACCGCGTGAAGTTTGTGGGAAACCTGGAGAAGAACGACATGTCCATCACGCtgtcggaggtggaggtgaaggacgAGGGTTACTACCACTGCAACATCATCAACCACCCTGACCGGAACGCGGGACGCAATAACATCACGCTCCTCGTGGTGTTGGAAC TTTCCACTCCCGAAGACACCACCAACGCTGTAGCCATCGGGGCGTCGGTGGGCGGGGCGTTGGCGCTGCTGATCCTCTccatggtggtggtgaagtgCCTCCGACACCACAAGAAACAGGAGCTGATATcagaggagaagatggaggaggaggagaagctggaGGCCGAGGTCGTAACAGAGGAGGGGACCAA ACAAGGATACTCCTTACCTGAAGATGCATAG